The Lepidochelys kempii isolate rLepKem1 chromosome 20, rLepKem1.hap2, whole genome shotgun sequence sequence TCGTGTCCAGAATTAGACACCCATCCTACCTCTGGGTCTGCACAGACCAATGGATTTCAGCAGGACTGGAAGACGGTCCGATAGCAGGGTCCCGGCCCTAGACGATAAGTGATTCGGAATCTGCATAGATccgattgcaggatcagggcctcagagGGCCAGTGACGGAGGAATAGGGAGCTCGGGACTGACTCCCTGTCTGCTGCCATCACCTGCACCCCATGAGCACACAATGCTCCTGTTCTGAGCCAGGAGCGTCTCCAGCCGCTTGGCTCTGGTTTTAATGGCACAAGCGGCCAGGCCCCACAATCGGGCCACTGTCACTTCATTGCTGTAACGAAGCAGgattgttcttaatgtttcctctgaatattgtgggggtgcctcagtttcccctatgcagttcttaagtctctaggtggtgggattaGGGTGtgtgatcgttgcagagccctaaagggcaggtgtgtgcaggggtctggacacagagaatggccgacaccctgtttcctggccactgatgccctgggcccttcccccctgcaaggtgagagctaaagggttggagaacaaagggatcaggtgacctcttggcctgggaaagggacaaagcccagaggaggaggggtggagggagtttcagtttggggctggctggggacatggagtgaaggtcagacgtggttgtctggctcactacccctcaaaatggacccagctgaggggtcctgttctctgcacctacaagctctgtgttagaccatgtccctgtcgtctaataaaccttctgttttactggctggctgagagtcccgtctgactgcggagttggggggcaggaccctctggcccctcccaggaccccgcctgggtggactggctgtgggaagcgcacagaggggcagaggaggctgaatgctccgaggtcagacccaggaaggtgaagccgggtgagctgtgagtcctgcagacaggctgctcccagagaggagacttccccagactcctgactggcttcgtagggagcagttccagagcatcacccggggaccccgtgacaaCTGCTTTCCAGGAGGTGCCTCACAGACGTCTGGGCACTGCAGAAATAACGTCTCATTACCCGTCTCTGTGGCCACCTCCCCAAGGCCAAGAAGGAGGGGGCTGCGTTGGCCAGAGCAAATTCCAGGCAGGTAAATGTGAAGCTCCAGCAAGGAAGGGAAAGTCACCAAACTCCAGCTCCCTCTGCACACATGAACTCAATCAGTGATCTCACCCCACCTGCCAAGAGGCGACTCCCAGGGAGAGTGATTGCCATGCGGCAAGCTGGCTGCAATAACTGCCTCTAGCCATCAATTATTATCTAATCTGCCGTGCGGTTTCATTACCAGTGTCATTTGTGCTGCTCTCCTGGGTTCCGCGTGGGGCAAAAGTCCTTCCAGTTAAACGGGGAATGTAACAGCTTCACAAGCAGTAACTCGGGTGCGAAAGCAGATTagatggggcgggggaggtgtTAACGTCTTTGGGACAAAGGCAGCATTAGCGTTTCATGGCGTGGCCAGGAGCTCGGAACGGGGATTGGAAACACCGCCACCCTCAGCACCAATGCTCTGGGGTGCCCCTAAAACTTGCTTTCTGGAGGATGGAAGCAAGAGtgaggcctgggggtggggggtgttaatCCAGcttgcagacctgggttctattcccatctctgctacTAACACCGggggtgaccttggccaagtccctcccctgcccctttgCCTGTTTAGGCTGTAAAGTCTTTGGGGCAGGCTCTGTCTCACAGGCTCTCTCATGCCTGAAGAGAAGGCAAGCTTGGATGAGAGCAGTCACACCGTGAAATAAAACCAGAGCTGCACTGCGTGGGTGTGTACACAGCTGATGAGCCGCAGCCTACGGCCCCCCAGGGGCCAGCCAGCCAACTCGCAGTAAAAGCGTAACCGCACTCGAGTCCGCGGTGTTTGCGTGTGGACAGGACTCCAGTTAGGGCCAACGCTCAAATTAACTCTGCACTGAACCTGAGCCCTTGGGCTGTTTCCATGCAGTGCCCAGGCACTGGGGCTCCAGGGACCCCCACAATAACAACTTTGCACATCTTTCAAGACTGGGCATTAACCTGCAGCATGTCGGGTAGGGCCCCCGGAGGGCGTCTCTGGCCGGGGGCCCCCGGCAGGCAGCTCTGGCAGGGGGCCTGCACTTTGTCCGTCCACACGCCTGCACAAAGCATAAAGTTTTCGGGGAGGGAGTCTCTGCTGGAGACTGAGTCAGATGGATCCTCCTCTCCTCTGCTTTCTCTGGGGCTGACTTTTCACTTTGTATTTTCTATCAATTTTTTATCCTCTCTTTTAATGAATGTGTGTTGTTGGAGGGATGTGTTGTccgaactctctctctctctctcttttgatcGATTTGGGGAcaaattgttttataaaatgctttaaatTATTGAACGCACAATCCCCAGGGGACCCTCACGTtcgtattctctctctctctcggtcagTAAGCGATATGGTCAGCATCACGCTGGACAGATGCCGACAGACAGTGAAGTAACATTGGATGTTAGACGTGGTTAGTCCAACCCCTCCCTGAGctctctgctctcccagccctgggctcccgctCAGCccagctggtgcccctcactcccgacccacagccccctgttATCCCAGCCCCgagttcctccctcccccacagctctgctggtgcccctcaagcTCAGGACTGGAATTTCAGGGAGAGTATAGGTCCACGTTAATGGTGCAGGCTGTTGCCAGTCAGGGCAGAGCGGCGTGTGTGCTCACGTCAGCAGAAACCCCGAGCTGCCGCATGGTTGGCAGGGTAAAGCCCTGGTAATGGAGCGGAGAATCGGGCCTGTAACGAATGCACCCACTTTGTACACATGTAGATGTCTGCACACAGTGCCCTGCAGGGTGGGCACGGCCCCGCAGCGCCTCACAGACAGTCACGGGTTGGGGACTTCTGCTCTGGCGGAGCGTCTGTCactgctccccactgcccctgTAAGACGTGACCCTTTGCTATCTACAGCCACTCCTTGCACGGCTCTGCTGGAACGTTGCTGGCCCCGGGGGGTCTCTTTAATCACACAGCCAAAGCCCAATCAAAGCTCCCATCGTGTTTCTTATGGCAGAAAAGGCAAACCACATTCACTGTTCACCCACCCCTCCGCCTTGGCCCTTTGTTCCCACCCAGCCCCGATGCGGCCTCCCTGCCTCTCGCTGCGTCGGGGCATTTCTCTGTGTCCCCGCTGCCCATGCGCCACTCAGAGGTGGCGAAAGCCGAGCCATGGGCCACACGCTGGCATAGCCGGTCACCCGTGGCGCTGGTGGATGCACGTGTTGGTTTGATGGTGGCAATGACAGCGTGCAGAGGCCGTGAAGGAGGGGACTTGTGAAATGCAAAGAATAAAAGACGCAAACAATGGAGAAGGATGAGGCCAGTCGCGCTCCAGCAAGAGGAGCTGGGTCTTTGAACACGGCAGCCCGTGCTCGAGCAGTGACGCTGGGGAATAACCTTGCTGGGCTGCTGTGACTCCATGGGGAGTCGGCGTGTGACGAGTGCCTGGCTGCCCACTACACTTCCAAGCACAACGGCCTCATTACCTTGAAAATAATCAAGTTCCAGAGGTCTCAGGGGACAGGGCCTCACATGGGCTGGCCAGACCCTCCCAAAGCCGCTGCGGCTTTGGGTTTCATGCCAGTAGCAGCCAGCAGGCCTCCcggtgccaggtgctgcccagacacacaatGAGGAGCAGGCCCTGCTGCGAAGAGCCTGAACATGCACCAGAAGGACTGTTATCCCAGGGCATccagtgactggcccaaggtcgaACAaggtgtctgtggcagagccaggaattgaccTCACATTCGCTGCAGCAGGGGGCCTGAACCCCACAGCCACCCCTCCTGTGACAGCGCTGAGCTGGGCTCTGTCTGGCAGCTGACATACGCCTGGCTCTGAAGCCTCCCGGGAACTGGCCTTGAATTCAGCCCATGGCATCGCCATTCTGCGCCAGACCCTAAGCACTGACAAGCAGAGCCGCTGTTTGCACGGGGGCAGCCTGGCTTTGCCCCGTGCATCTCGCAGAGGGTCGCGCTTTGCTCTGTCTGGAGGCTGAGGCTTCCTGAAACCTGCGCTTGGATGCTTCCATCTGCAAGCTCCTCACGGTATTCTGTGGAGTGGCAGCCTGTGGGGCTGGGACGCTGGAGCAGGGGCAGCTTGGCGGGGAGGCCCAGCGATGCCCACGGCCAGAAGGCCAGCTGCAGAGCCCCCAAACCATCCCTGGCCTTCTCCATCTGGCCCCGGCTGGACAAGGGAAATGTGCATTGGTGCGAGGACCCCGATGGAGCAGCTACCCCTGATGCAGACACGGCACGGGCGTACAGTGGGGCTCGCAGTGAGCGTCTCACCCTCGCCCTGCACTGGCATGGCACAGCCAGGGGCTGTACTGGCCCATGGGCCGCCCCCCCAACATGTCATAAAAAGCAAATGGCCCCCCTGAGCTGTGTGGGGCCCTAAGCAATCGCTTCGTTTGCTTCTGCCTAGCGCCGGCTCCGGCTCCCTGGATGGAGACGAGCAGGACAGCCAGTGGCCTCAGGGCTGGCTCCACCCACACCTGAGCACATGGGCGGGGCAGGGCTATATCCGGGGCCCAGGTGGCCTCTACTCCCATGACCAGCTACGTGGATCTGCAGGGGAGTCCTGAGGGCAGTGGGAACCTTCTTCCTCCCGAAGATGTGGCGCCGTCAAAGCAGTAGCTACAGTCGCTCTTTCAAGCAGAGGAAGAGTCTGGGTAAATTCCTGGGGGGGACTGGGGAGAAATGCGAAAGGGGGAGGAGAGCCAGGGTGGAGGCCTAGACATGACCCTGGACACGGGTGTCTGTTTCTCTTGTTGCAGCCAGTAGGATGCGGGAAGCAGCTGAAATCCGGGCAAAGTACCCCACCAAGATCCCGGTAAGGTTCCTCTCACTCTGTCTGCCCTGTGGGAGTTAAACTTGTCTTGAGCTTCACTAACCGAACTCAAGGCCCCCCAGCTATCGGTGgttctcccctcctgccccactcctgtTTCCTGCCACTAAACAAACATACCCTGGTATCTGCACACCAGGCACGGTAGCCTCAGGCCAGCACGGGAGACATGGGCAGGGAAATTGAGTGGATGAAGTGACTGACACCCAGTGAGACCTGCAGGTGAGCATGCAGGACAAATTCTGCACTGCGAAGGCAGCGTGGCCGACTCCCATGAGTGGGTTGTGTGATAGCTTTTTCCCTGGGCTCATGGGGAAGCTGTGTTTTGTTCCAACTTCTAAGCCTGGTGGATTGGGGGAGCCTGAAAATGAGACTTGTAAAGGCTCAAACCATCTAGCAAACAAAAACCATGTCAACCTTAATTTATAAATACCTTGGCTGTCTGGGGCCTGATTTGGATGGTAGGGCTGGGTAATGGTGCAAATGAGACCCTCAGAAGAGGCATTTCTAATCTCAGGGTGGGCCCTGTGGGCTCTCTGCTTCTCCTGAGTCTAGTGCCTCTCTCCAGGACTGGGAAAGCTGGTCTGCAAACTCCCTAGGTCCTGCTCTGACTTGTCTCTGGCTCCAGGTGGTGGTGGAACGTTACcagaaggagaagcagctgcccTGGTTGGACAGGACCAAGTTTCTGGTTTCCCAGGACTCGTCCATGTCTCAGTTTGTGATCACCC is a genomic window containing:
- the LOC140901077 gene encoding microtubule-associated protein 1 light chain 3 gamma-like — encoded protein: MWRRQSSSYSRSFKQRKSLASRMREAAEIRAKYPTKIPVVVERYQKEKQLPWLDRTKFLVSQDSSMSQFVITLRTRMSLTATQAFYLLVNNKALPSMSMTMGEVYRDHKDGDGFLYITYASQEMFGGGCSGGPAVTQS